The Bremerella alba genome includes a window with the following:
- a CDS encoding type I restriction endonuclease subunit R has product MSTTQLFTEAKLEEAIIQLLADQSYSYTLGSDLARDPSDVLIRADLRAFLAKRYSADKITDGEIDSIIRKLDALNAADLYDSNKTLCKWVSDGFLLKREDRSQKDLYIQLIDYEAVDPASDTNIYKVVNQLEIEGREKRIPDLILYINGLPLVVFEFKSAIREIATLHDAYKQLILRYARDVPELMKYNALCVISDGVNNKMGSLFAPYEFFYTWQKITGDEVVTKDGINSLHAMLQGLFDQQRLRQVIQNFIHFPDVSKAQVKIVCRYPQFYAAQKLYKHILEHRKPGGDGKGGTYFGATGCGKSYTMLFLTRLLMKSLEFESPTILLITDRTDLDDQLSKQFTDAKNFIGDQTVISVESREHLRELLEGRKSGGVFLTTIHKFTEDTQLLTDRTNVICISDEAHRSQINLDQKVKVTESGVKKTFGFAKYLHDSLPNATYVGFTGTPIDATLDVFGEVVDSYTMTESVRDEITVRIVYEGRAAKVLLDNQKLEEIEAYYQRCEDEGASDYQIEESKKASAQMNAILGDPQRIQALAADFVAHYEKRVAEGATVVGKAMFVCSKREIAWAFFKEVIALRPEWTEVRECAEGAKLTEAERKKIKPMERIKMIMTRGKDDEKELYDLLGGKDYRKELDRQFKNLKSNFKIAIVVDMWLTGFDVPALDSIYIDKPIQRHNLIQTISRVNRKFESKQKGLVIDYIGIKTQMNLAMAHYNKADQQNIEEIAQSVVVVKDHLDLLRQVFQKFDATDYFQGNSVEQLNCLNRAAEYVQLTEKIEKRFMTLVKRMKAAYDICCGSEALSEPQRDQIHFYLAVRSIVFKLTKGNAPDAAQMNARVREMIAEALKSDGVEEIFKLGNVDGIDIFDEDYLAKIEKIKLPNTKIKLLQQMLAKAIEDFKKTNRIKGIEFAKKFRELVDRYNERSEEDVLRSEVLEDLSSEIVDMFRALKDERDSFGDLGIDLEDKAFYDILKSLAVKYDFTYPEDKLIELSKAVKLVVDDKVKYTDWSKRDDIKAELKVHLILVLADHGYPPVDRDEVYKEIYAQAENYKKNRM; this is encoded by the coding sequence ATGAGCACGACGCAACTATTCACCGAAGCCAAGCTCGAAGAGGCGATCATCCAGCTGTTGGCCGATCAAAGCTACTCGTACACGCTTGGCAGTGACCTTGCGCGTGATCCCAGTGATGTTCTGATTCGTGCTGACTTGCGGGCCTTTCTGGCCAAGCGATATTCGGCCGACAAAATCACCGATGGCGAGATCGACTCGATCATCCGCAAGCTCGACGCTCTGAACGCCGCCGACCTGTACGACTCCAATAAAACGCTCTGCAAATGGGTTTCCGACGGCTTTCTGCTCAAACGCGAAGACCGCAGCCAGAAAGACCTTTACATCCAACTGATCGACTACGAGGCGGTAGACCCAGCCAGCGACACCAACATCTACAAGGTGGTCAATCAACTAGAGATCGAAGGGCGCGAGAAACGGATTCCTGACCTTATCTTGTACATCAACGGGTTGCCGCTGGTTGTGTTTGAGTTCAAGAGTGCCATTCGCGAGATCGCGACGCTGCACGATGCCTACAAGCAGCTGATCCTTCGCTATGCCCGTGACGTGCCTGAGCTGATGAAGTACAACGCGCTGTGCGTGATCAGCGATGGGGTGAACAACAAAATGGGCTCGCTGTTTGCCCCCTACGAGTTCTTTTACACGTGGCAAAAGATCACCGGCGACGAGGTCGTTACCAAAGACGGTATCAACTCGCTGCATGCCATGCTACAGGGCCTGTTCGACCAGCAGCGACTACGGCAGGTGATCCAGAACTTCATCCACTTCCCCGACGTTTCCAAAGCCCAGGTGAAGATCGTCTGCCGCTACCCACAGTTCTACGCGGCCCAGAAGCTGTATAAGCACATTTTGGAGCATCGCAAACCAGGCGGCGACGGTAAGGGGGGCACCTACTTCGGCGCGACCGGCTGCGGCAAAAGCTATACGATGCTATTTCTGACGCGGCTGCTGATGAAGAGCCTCGAGTTTGAGAGCCCCACGATTCTGCTGATCACCGACCGCACCGACTTGGACGACCAGCTCTCGAAACAGTTCACCGATGCCAAGAACTTCATCGGGGACCAGACGGTTATCAGTGTGGAAAGTCGAGAGCATCTGCGTGAGCTTTTGGAAGGCCGCAAGAGCGGGGGCGTGTTTCTCACGACGATCCACAAGTTCACCGAAGATACGCAGCTGCTAACCGACCGTACGAACGTGATCTGCATTTCCGACGAGGCTCATCGCAGCCAGATTAACCTGGACCAGAAGGTGAAGGTGACCGAGTCAGGCGTCAAGAAGACGTTCGGGTTCGCCAAGTACCTGCACGATTCCTTGCCCAATGCGACTTATGTCGGTTTCACGGGAACCCCGATCGACGCGACGCTGGATGTCTTCGGCGAAGTGGTCGACAGCTACACGATGACCGAATCGGTGCGGGACGAAATCACGGTGCGGATCGTCTATGAGGGACGCGCCGCCAAGGTGCTGCTGGATAATCAGAAGCTGGAAGAGATTGAAGCGTACTACCAGAGGTGCGAGGACGAAGGCGCCAGCGACTACCAGATTGAAGAGAGCAAGAAAGCATCGGCCCAGATGAACGCGATTCTGGGAGACCCCCAGCGCATTCAGGCCTTGGCCGCGGACTTTGTGGCCCACTATGAAAAACGCGTCGCAGAGGGTGCTACGGTCGTGGGCAAGGCGATGTTCGTCTGCAGCAAGCGTGAAATTGCCTGGGCGTTCTTTAAAGAAGTGATTGCCCTACGCCCCGAGTGGACTGAAGTCCGCGAGTGTGCCGAGGGGGCCAAACTGACCGAGGCCGAGCGGAAGAAGATCAAGCCGATGGAGCGGATCAAGATGATCATGACGCGCGGCAAGGATGACGAGAAGGAGCTTTACGATCTGCTGGGAGGTAAGGATTACCGCAAGGAGCTGGACCGCCAGTTCAAGAACTTGAAATCGAATTTCAAGATCGCGATTGTTGTCGATATGTGGCTGACCGGATTCGACGTGCCAGCCTTGGACAGCATCTACATCGACAAACCGATTCAGCGCCATAACTTGATCCAGACCATTTCACGCGTGAACCGGAAGTTTGAGTCGAAGCAGAAAGGCCTGGTGATCGACTACATCGGGATCAAGACGCAGATGAATCTGGCGATGGCGCATTACAACAAGGCCGACCAGCAGAACATCGAGGAGATCGCCCAGTCGGTCGTCGTGGTGAAGGATCATTTGGATCTGCTTCGCCAGGTGTTCCAGAAATTCGACGCGACCGATTACTTCCAAGGCAACTCGGTAGAGCAGTTGAACTGCCTGAACCGAGCGGCCGAGTACGTTCAGCTAACCGAGAAGATCGAAAAGCGATTCATGACGCTGGTCAAGCGGATGAAAGCCGCCTACGACATCTGTTGCGGCAGCGAAGCACTGAGCGAGCCGCAGCGCGATCAGATCCATTTTTACCTGGCGGTACGTTCGATTGTCTTCAAGTTGACTAAGGGGAACGCGCCCGACGCAGCCCAGATGAATGCCCGGGTGCGTGAGATGATTGCCGAAGCGCTGAAAAGCGATGGCGTCGAAGAGATCTTCAAGCTGGGCAACGTCGACGGAATCGACATCTTTGACGAGGACTACCTGGCCAAGATCGAGAAGATCAAGCTTCCCAACACCAAGATCAAACTGCTACAGCAGATGCTGGCGAAAGCGATCGAGGATTTCAAAAAGACGAACCGGATCAAGGGAATCGAGTTTGCCAAGAAGTTCAGGGAGTTGGTCGACCGATACAACGAGCGAAGCGAGGAAGATGTCTTGAGAAGCGAGGTATTGGAGGACTTATCGAGCGAGATCGTCGATATGTTCCGAGCCCTAAAAGACGAACGTGATTCCTTCGGCGACCTGGGCATCGACTTGGAAGACAAGGCGTTCTACGACATTCTGAAAAGCCTGGCCGTCAAATACGACTTCACCTACCCGGAAGACAAGCTGATCGAACTGTCCAAGGCTGTGAAGCTGGTCGTCGACGACAAAGTGAAGTACACCGACTGGAGCAAACGAGATGACATCAAAGCGGAGTTGAAGGTCCACCTGATCCTGGTGCTGGCAGATCATGGCTATCCGCCGGTGGACCGGGATGAGGTTTACAAAGAGATTTATGCTCAGGCTGAGAATTATAAGAAGAACAGGATGTGA
- a CDS encoding restriction endonuclease subunit S translates to MESEWQRLKLSDVGVSLIDCVHKTPADAGEGIPYIGIPQMKDGRIDFDADPRLISEADYVEWTKKANPQANDVVLSRRCNPGETAVVKAGEKFALGQNLVLLRAKTNAVFPGYLRWVTKGPEWWAQVGKFLNVGAVFDSLKCGDIPNFELTIPPHSDQKAIAHILGTLDDKIELNRRMNDTLESMAQALFKSWFVDFDPVIDNALAAGNPIPEPLRARAETRRALGSQRKPLPDEIQKLLPDAFVFDNRMGWIPDTWTAGTLEDMVILQRGFDLPQRLRIDGEVPLMVASGQDGTHNIPKVNGPGITTGRSGKLGVVNLVLRDFWPLNTTLWVKEYKNSSPYHALFLLQSLNLENFNSGSAVPTLNRNHVHNLSLPVPPKPIVKAHARIVEGLYEKILFNSEQSAFLAKLRDTLLPKLLSGELRIPDAEMLVADSL, encoded by the coding sequence ATGGAAAGTGAGTGGCAACGACTCAAATTGTCTGATGTCGGGGTTTCATTGATTGACTGCGTACATAAGACACCCGCAGACGCTGGGGAGGGAATTCCATATATCGGAATTCCGCAAATGAAGGATGGGCGAATCGACTTTGACGCGGACCCGAGGCTGATTTCAGAAGCCGACTATGTGGAATGGACAAAGAAAGCAAATCCGCAAGCAAACGATGTTGTCCTCTCGCGACGGTGCAACCCAGGTGAAACGGCAGTTGTCAAAGCTGGTGAGAAGTTTGCACTCGGTCAAAATTTGGTTTTGCTGCGTGCGAAAACAAATGCGGTTTTTCCTGGCTACCTCCGCTGGGTCACGAAGGGTCCCGAATGGTGGGCGCAAGTCGGAAAGTTCCTAAATGTGGGAGCTGTTTTCGACAGCTTGAAGTGTGGAGACATTCCCAACTTCGAACTTACAATACCACCGCATTCCGACCAAAAAGCAATCGCTCACATCCTTGGCACGCTTGACGACAAGATCGAGTTGAACCGTCGGATGAACGATACGCTGGAGTCGATGGCTCAGGCGTTGTTCAAGAGCTGGTTTGTTGATTTTGATCCGGTGATCGACAATGCCTTGGCCGCCGGCAACCCCATCCCCGAGCCGCTGCGAGCCCGAGCCGAAACGCGTCGTGCTTTAGGGTCTCAGCGTAAACCGCTTCCTGATGAGATTCAGAAACTGCTTCCTGATGCGTTTGTATTTGACAACAGAATGGGTTGGATTCCGGATACTTGGACTGCTGGTACGCTAGAAGATATGGTCATTCTTCAAAGGGGATTCGATTTGCCACAACGGCTGCGGATTGATGGCGAAGTGCCATTGATGGTTGCGAGTGGTCAAGATGGAACACACAACATACCGAAAGTGAACGGACCTGGAATTACGACTGGAAGGAGTGGCAAGCTGGGTGTTGTAAATCTTGTGCTGCGAGACTTTTGGCCCCTGAACACGACCCTTTGGGTAAAGGAATACAAGAACTCCTCGCCTTACCACGCACTGTTCTTGCTTCAGTCGCTTAATCTGGAGAATTTCAATTCTGGATCGGCAGTCCCTACGCTGAATCGAAATCACGTTCACAATCTCTCGTTGCCTGTGCCTCCAAAGCCGATCGTTAAGGCGCACGCTAGGATTGTCGAGGGACTATATGAAAAAATCCTATTCAATAGCGAACAAAGTGCGTTTCTCGCTAAACTCCGCGACACCCTCCTCCCCAAACTCCTTTCCGGCGAACTTCGCATTCCCGACGCCGAAATGCTGGTGGCAGATAGCTTATGA
- a CDS encoding type I restriction-modification system subunit M, with amino-acid sequence MAKKSTTKTATTPKTPKAQKKESKSKKSFEQTLWDTADKLRGSVESSEYKHVVLSLIFLKFVSDRFEKRRAELVTQGKANYVDMVEFYTMQNVFYLPEDSRWSTIVKQAKQDDIAVRIDSALHAVEKNNPSLKGALPDNYFSRMGIDVAKLAALIDSINNIDTVADEQGESEQDIVGRVYEYFLGKFAATEGKGGGEFYTPKCVVNLLAEMIEPYSGKIYDPCCGSGGMFVQSVKFITSHSGNQKDISIYGQEQTSTTYKLAKMNLAIRGISTNLGEVPADTFFKDQHPDLKADYILANPPFNLKAWRGADELTDDPRWSGYDVPPAGNANYGWILHMISKLSENGVAGFVLANGSMSTSTSGEGAIRQKIIENDLVDCMIALPGQLFYTTQIPVCLWFLTKRKKARQVKGHSELNQRDRVGETLFIDARNHGTMVDRTHKELTEADISEIARTYHAWRGESKDGEYEDKPGFCKSATLADIQANDYVLTPGRYVGAAAIEDDGIPFETKMNDLTATLYQQMEETQKLDQTIRKNLEALGYGK; translated from the coding sequence ATGGCCAAGAAATCGACCACCAAAACTGCAACCACCCCCAAAACTCCCAAGGCCCAGAAGAAAGAATCCAAATCGAAGAAGTCTTTTGAGCAAACCCTGTGGGATACCGCCGATAAGCTCCGTGGCAGCGTTGAATCCTCGGAGTACAAACACGTCGTCCTCTCGCTGATCTTCCTAAAATTCGTTAGCGACCGGTTTGAGAAGCGCCGGGCTGAGTTGGTCACCCAGGGCAAAGCCAACTATGTCGACATGGTTGAGTTTTACACCATGCAGAACGTCTTCTACCTGCCGGAGGACTCGCGCTGGTCGACCATCGTCAAACAGGCCAAGCAGGACGACATTGCCGTCCGCATCGATAGCGCCCTGCATGCGGTCGAAAAGAACAATCCATCCCTCAAAGGAGCCCTGCCCGACAACTATTTCTCGCGGATGGGGATCGACGTTGCCAAGCTTGCTGCCCTGATCGACAGCATCAACAACATCGATACGGTTGCCGACGAGCAGGGGGAATCGGAACAAGACATCGTCGGGCGGGTCTACGAGTACTTTCTGGGCAAGTTCGCGGCCACTGAAGGAAAAGGGGGCGGCGAGTTCTATACGCCCAAGTGCGTCGTCAATCTGCTGGCCGAAATGATCGAGCCGTACAGCGGCAAGATCTATGACCCTTGCTGCGGCAGTGGCGGCATGTTTGTCCAGTCGGTGAAGTTCATCACCAGCCACAGCGGCAACCAGAAAGACATCTCGATCTACGGGCAGGAACAAACCAGCACGACCTACAAGCTGGCCAAAATGAACCTGGCCATTCGCGGCATCTCGACCAACCTAGGGGAAGTCCCGGCCGATACCTTTTTTAAGGACCAGCACCCCGACCTGAAGGCCGACTACATCCTGGCCAATCCGCCGTTCAACTTGAAAGCGTGGCGTGGCGCCGACGAACTAACCGACGATCCGCGCTGGAGCGGTTACGACGTGCCCCCGGCAGGCAACGCCAACTACGGCTGGATCCTGCACATGATCAGCAAGCTATCCGAAAACGGCGTGGCCGGTTTTGTGCTGGCCAACGGTTCGATGTCGACCAGCACCAGCGGCGAAGGGGCCATTCGGCAGAAGATCATCGAGAATGACTTAGTCGATTGCATGATCGCCCTGCCGGGGCAGTTGTTCTACACAACGCAGATCCCAGTCTGTCTCTGGTTTCTGACCAAGAGAAAGAAGGCCCGCCAAGTGAAAGGGCATAGCGAGTTGAACCAGCGAGACCGAGTTGGCGAAACGCTGTTCATCGACGCGCGGAACCACGGCACCATGGTCGACCGGACGCATAAAGAGTTGACCGAAGCCGACATCTCGGAGATTGCTCGGACGTATCACGCCTGGCGAGGCGAATCGAAAGATGGCGAGTATGAGGATAAGCCCGGTTTCTGCAAAAGCGCGACCTTGGCCGACATCCAGGCCAACGACTACGTCCTGACGCCTGGTCGTTATGTCGGCGCGGCCGCGATCGAAGACGACGGTATCCCGTTTGAAACCAAGATGAATGACCTAACGGCGACATTGTATCAGCAGATGGAAGAGACGCAGAAGCTTGACCAAACGATCCGGAAGAATCTGGAGGCGTTGGGCTATGGAAAGTGA
- a CDS encoding DUF1559 family PulG-like putative transporter produces MPLLNSRRGGFGKSNYKTNAGINAARDKKGVMWADSKLGLRDITDGTSNTMLVGEACATEQTGVTNCGGEVCKFSGGLWIGARKANSAETWHPGVTSHDIVSFGGSGANMLINRSGANWGDDWIGSSTHPGGMMSVQCDGAVRFLQETIELATYSHLRERSDGKVLGEY; encoded by the coding sequence ATGCCGCTGCTGAATAGCCGCCGCGGAGGTTTTGGTAAATCAAACTACAAAACCAACGCCGGTATCAACGCGGCCCGCGACAAAAAAGGGGTAATGTGGGCGGATTCCAAACTAGGACTCCGTGACATCACCGATGGGACGTCCAATACAATGTTGGTCGGTGAGGCGTGCGCCACCGAGCAAACGGGGGTCACGAACTGTGGAGGTGAGGTCTGCAAATTTTCCGGTGGTCTTTGGATTGGGGCCCGTAAGGCAAACAGCGCCGAAACATGGCATCCCGGCGTAACGTCTCACGACATTGTCAGCTTTGGGGGGTCGGGCGCAAATATGCTTATCAATCGATCTGGTGCCAATTGGGGGGACGACTGGATCGGCAGTAGCACGCATCCCGGAGGGATGATGTCGGTCCAGTGCGACGGAGCGGTTCGGTTTCTACAAGAGACGATTGAACTGGCAACCTATAGTCACTTACGCGAACGAAGCGATGGCAAGGTATTAGGCGAGTATTAA
- a CDS encoding carboxypeptidase-like regulatory domain-containing protein yields MQKSAVFFLWVLFALTFNEGCASRDDSLPNLGEVSGTVTLNEKPLANVSVSFESEGGQVSFAKTDEQGHYELKYRDGVMGAEVGTNKVRIETVMDAPPAPGYRDPIPPKYNRDTTLTVDVTEGENTHDFNLVSK; encoded by the coding sequence ATGCAGAAGTCAGCAGTTTTTTTCCTTTGGGTTCTATTTGCGCTGACGTTCAACGAAGGGTGCGCCAGTCGAGATGACAGCCTGCCTAACCTGGGAGAAGTAAGCGGAACCGTCACCCTGAATGAAAAGCCGCTAGCAAATGTTTCCGTTTCCTTTGAATCGGAAGGTGGGCAAGTATCGTTCGCCAAGACGGACGAACAAGGGCACTACGAGCTCAAGTACCGTGACGGAGTGATGGGTGCCGAAGTTGGTACCAACAAAGTTCGAATCGAAACTGTTATGGATGCACCTCCGGCGCCGGGATACCGCGATCCGATTCCTCCGAAATACAACCGTGACACGACTTTGACCGTCGATGTAACGGAGGGGGAAAACACCCACGATTTTAATCTCGTCTCCAAATAG
- a CDS encoding tetratricopeptide repeat protein: MRITFTILVTVVLVELVAAGIYLQQEAAITIPLLPREHLTDPSIIPQLEVLAAAAESGSVDQWYRLGEGLLGKGFYSHAELAFRQSLREDPSHLKSQFGFAFCLDRTGRMEESNVAYGKVVQGATLTSEDQAMQVYALYAMGRNAIRMEDAEQAHRLFQQNSGYPAADYQLAKLWVRSGDTEKALPLIRKNLANIPFSLGFHFLDQRAQDALGDRRAAFMAKSMVDRSAYLVSLNFNTDYVAPLNAQTGINSRVTDLTVAREDEDWDRVEVIGNEVFSLIGDSSVFAAKPFVDAMLQASLHKQHPQEVLDLVAKLKSEGRIDAITLEAAGDAYLLLNDPTQAIAYWQRALRLNPSISLHEKLADHGNVGERFHRSQVALKQGLEHYRRNRLRSAIPKFQQAIDINPDSAVAWYYLGEMYFHLDQLDEAAKAYQKCSELDPQRGKAFDKIDYLRQRE, from the coding sequence ATGAGAATTACTTTCACAATTCTTGTTACCGTCGTGTTGGTCGAACTAGTGGCAGCAGGCATCTACTTACAGCAAGAGGCAGCCATTACCATTCCTCTCTTGCCCAGAGAGCATCTTACCGATCCTTCGATCATCCCACAGCTTGAAGTTCTCGCGGCTGCTGCGGAGTCTGGCAGCGTTGATCAATGGTATCGCTTGGGTGAAGGTTTGCTGGGAAAGGGATTTTACTCCCATGCCGAGTTGGCCTTTCGGCAATCGCTTCGAGAAGATCCTTCCCATCTAAAGTCGCAATTCGGTTTCGCGTTTTGCCTCGATCGGACTGGCCGTATGGAGGAAAGCAACGTCGCCTATGGCAAGGTCGTGCAAGGGGCAACGCTGACTTCTGAAGATCAAGCGATGCAGGTCTATGCTTTGTATGCCATGGGGCGCAACGCGATTCGTATGGAGGATGCGGAACAAGCCCACCGGCTTTTTCAGCAGAATTCGGGCTATCCGGCAGCCGATTATCAGCTGGCGAAGCTATGGGTTCGCTCCGGAGATACCGAAAAGGCGCTGCCATTGATTCGCAAAAATCTGGCAAACATTCCGTTTTCCCTGGGGTTTCACTTTCTCGACCAGCGCGCCCAAGATGCCCTGGGCGATCGACGAGCCGCTTTTATGGCCAAGTCAATGGTGGACCGCTCTGCCTATCTCGTTTCGCTGAACTTCAATACAGACTACGTCGCTCCGCTGAACGCTCAGACCGGAATCAATTCTCGGGTAACCGATCTGACAGTAGCTCGCGAAGATGAAGACTGGGACCGGGTTGAGGTCATTGGTAATGAAGTGTTTTCCCTGATTGGCGATTCGAGCGTGTTCGCTGCCAAACCGTTTGTCGATGCCATGTTACAAGCATCGCTCCATAAGCAGCATCCGCAAGAGGTGCTCGACCTCGTGGCGAAATTGAAATCCGAAGGCCGAATTGACGCGATTACCTTAGAGGCTGCTGGCGATGCCTACCTCTTGTTGAACGACCCAACCCAGGCCATCGCATACTGGCAACGTGCGTTGAGGCTGAATCCAAGTATTTCGCTACACGAGAAACTTGCCGATCACGGAAATGTTGGGGAACGCTTTCATCGCAGTCAGGTGGCGCTCAAACAAGGTCTGGAGCACTATCGTCGAAACCGACTCCGCTCAGCCATTCCCAAGTTTCAACAAGCGATCGATATCAATCCTGACTCTGCCGTTGCATGGTACTACCTCGGCGAGATGTATTTTCATTTAGATCAACTTGATGAGGCCGCGAAAGCATATCAGAAATGCTCTGAGCTCGATCCACAGCGTGGGAAAGCGTTCGATAAGATCGATTACCTAAGACAAAGAGAATAG
- a CDS encoding FG-GAP repeat domain-containing protein, producing the protein MLFRLSALILLAVAIPLVAMLVGPSLRTRLDSDELYSKIDSYSPSELPFKYQPTQTDVAGLPQITNIQIVDFNRDGKNDLLVCDALGSRVLLVERDTDGNWIESTLVADVAAPAHATVVDIDQDNDNDIIVSVLGNIMPDDHVIGRVELFENIDGEFRRHVILDDVRRVADVQYGDFDGDDDLDLVVAVFGYSRGNVLWLENQGDFRFRDHELLSGPGTIHVPVGDYDQDGDLDIAAIVTQDEEELWGLENLGGGKFKKRRLWMTINPDLGSAGLVQCDLDQDGDLDLVLPAGDNLEDFDAYPQPYHGCYWFENHGNWQFEIHRISELGGTYAAAVTDLNDDGNEDIVLVSLTNNWLEPNNASIVWLENDGQQNFKTWQISADPLHLVTVAAGDLDGDGLPDIAAGSFNVRRPHRKLGRISTWLNRFEAKP; encoded by the coding sequence ATGCTGTTTCGTCTTAGTGCCTTAATTCTCTTAGCTGTTGCTATACCTTTAGTTGCCATGCTCGTGGGACCATCACTGAGGACTCGGCTAGACTCTGATGAGCTCTACTCGAAGATCGACTCGTATAGTCCTTCGGAATTGCCCTTCAAGTACCAGCCCACTCAGACGGACGTGGCGGGCCTTCCCCAAATCACAAATATTCAAATCGTTGACTTCAATAGAGATGGAAAGAACGATTTGCTGGTCTGTGATGCCCTCGGAAGTCGGGTCCTTCTGGTTGAACGTGATACCGACGGCAACTGGATTGAATCGACCCTGGTAGCCGATGTCGCCGCGCCGGCCCACGCGACGGTCGTCGATATCGATCAAGATAACGACAATGACATAATTGTCTCGGTTTTAGGTAATATCATGCCTGACGATCATGTCATTGGCCGGGTCGAATTGTTTGAGAACATTGACGGGGAATTCCGCCGGCATGTGATCCTCGACGATGTGCGGCGTGTTGCCGACGTGCAGTATGGAGACTTCGATGGAGACGACGATCTCGATCTTGTGGTTGCCGTGTTCGGGTACTCTCGCGGAAATGTGCTCTGGCTGGAAAATCAGGGAGATTTCAGGTTTCGCGATCACGAACTTCTGAGTGGGCCTGGCACCATTCACGTTCCGGTTGGCGACTACGATCAGGATGGCGATCTCGACATTGCCGCGATTGTGACCCAAGATGAAGAAGAGCTATGGGGCCTAGAGAACCTCGGAGGGGGTAAGTTTAAGAAACGACGACTGTGGATGACAATCAATCCTGACCTGGGAAGTGCCGGGCTGGTTCAATGCGACCTGGATCAGGATGGCGACTTGGATCTAGTTTTGCCGGCAGGAGACAACCTGGAAGACTTCGATGCCTACCCACAGCCATACCATGGTTGCTATTGGTTTGAAAACCATGGTAATTGGCAGTTTGAAATTCATCGCATATCCGAGTTAGGGGGCACTTACGCCGCTGCTGTGACTGATCTTAACGACGACGGAAACGAGGATATTGTGTTGGTGAGCTTAACCAACAACTGGCTCGAGCCGAATAATGCCAGTATTGTCTGGTTGGAAAATGATGGGCAGCAAAACTTCAAGACTTGGCAAATTTCCGCAGACCCACTGCACTTGGTGACCGTTGCTGCGGGGGACCTGGACGGTGATGGACTGCCCGACATTGCTGCTGGCAGTTTCAATGTTCGGCGCCCTCATCGAAAGTTAGGGAGAATCAGCACCTGGCTCAATCGCTTTGAGGCTAAGCCATGA
- a CDS encoding recombinase family protein produces the protein MRCAIYTRQSRSSNSDFSSCQAQFEVCREFIQSQESMGWTFDGLHYEDEGESGESLDRPGLRRLLDDAESGRFDRIVVHCLDRLSRRVVDCASLLAQSWEKSNLLRVLPGGKVRKWHYCPKSSRMSRLGSECY, from the coding sequence ATTCGGTGTGCCATCTACACTCGTCAGTCGCGAAGTTCAAATAGCGACTTTTCTTCCTGCCAGGCGCAATTCGAGGTTTGCCGAGAGTTCATCCAGTCGCAGGAGAGCATGGGCTGGACGTTCGATGGATTGCATTATGAAGACGAAGGCGAGTCAGGTGAGAGTCTCGATCGGCCAGGACTGAGGCGGTTGCTGGACGATGCGGAAAGCGGTCGGTTCGATCGGATTGTCGTGCATTGCCTTGACCGACTTTCCCGGCGGGTAGTCGATTGTGCATCTTTGCTCGCACAGTCTTGGGAAAAAAGTAATCTTCTTCGTGTACTCCCAGGCGGCAAAGTGCGCAAGTGGCACTATTGCCCGAAGTCGTCGAGGATGAGTCGACTCGGATCCGAATGCTATTAG